A stretch of Neisseria subflava DNA encodes these proteins:
- the ggt gene encoding gamma-glutamyltransferase, protein MDNYAPEQGTGLTEQKLIRAKHYMAASANPLATEAGYEILKRGGSAIDAMIAMQTTLGLVEPQSSGLGGGAFLVYWDNKAKKLTTFDARETAPKAATPELFLDENGKPMGFMKAVVGGRSVGVPGIPKLLEDVHKRYGKLPWASLFEKPISLAEQGFAVSPRMAKSIEQNLEPLQRYPQTAAYFLPDGKPLAAGTVLKNPEFARSVRLLAEKGSAPFYQGMQAQNIVHAVTGAVDNPGKISMADLKNYQVIERKPVCAPYREYEVCGMGAPSSGAIALGEILGVLQNQDMKALGAENIHSWRWIGDASRIAFADRDYYVGDPAFVNVPTRAMISQAYLKPRAEEIYKADKALETIQAGKFGKAYAQGMAVELPSTSHLVVVDKDGNVVSMTTSIENAFGSGLMANGYLLNNELTDFAFNPVGADGKTVANSVAGGKRPRSSMAPTIVMKDGKPYLAVGSPGGSRIIGFVAKTLVAHIDWGMDIQAAISLPNMLNRGSQYEIEEKTAAADKAAALEKLGYKVQIRDLNSGVQGIVIGKDGLLGGADPRREGKVMGD, encoded by the coding sequence GTGGACAACTATGCGCCGGAGCAAGGAACAGGGCTGACGGAGCAGAAATTAATCCGCGCCAAGCATTATATGGCGGCGTCTGCCAATCCGCTGGCAACTGAGGCAGGATACGAGATTTTGAAGCGCGGCGGCAGCGCGATAGATGCGATGATTGCTATGCAGACAACTTTGGGACTGGTTGAGCCGCAGTCTTCCGGATTGGGCGGCGGTGCGTTTTTGGTGTATTGGGACAATAAGGCGAAAAAGCTGACGACGTTTGATGCCCGTGAAACAGCGCCGAAAGCGGCAACACCGGAACTTTTCTTGGACGAAAACGGAAAACCGATGGGCTTTATGAAAGCAGTGGTCGGCGGCCGTTCGGTCGGTGTGCCGGGGATTCCGAAGCTGCTGGAAGATGTTCATAAGCGTTACGGCAAATTGCCGTGGGCAAGCCTGTTTGAGAAACCGATTTCTTTAGCGGAACAAGGTTTTGCCGTTTCTCCGCGTATGGCGAAATCCATCGAGCAAAATTTGGAACCTTTGCAACGTTATCCGCAAACCGCCGCCTATTTCCTGCCTGATGGCAAGCCTTTGGCTGCGGGAACGGTGTTGAAAAACCCTGAATTTGCGCGTTCCGTACGCCTGTTGGCGGAAAAAGGCAGTGCGCCGTTTTATCAAGGAATGCAGGCGCAGAATATTGTCCATGCCGTTACCGGTGCTGTGGATAATCCCGGCAAAATCAGTATGGCGGATTTGAAAAACTATCAAGTTATCGAGCGTAAGCCGGTTTGTGCGCCGTATCGTGAATATGAAGTTTGCGGCATGGGCGCGCCAAGTTCGGGCGCGATTGCTTTGGGCGAGATTTTGGGCGTATTGCAGAATCAGGATATGAAGGCGTTGGGTGCGGAAAATATCCACAGTTGGCGCTGGATAGGCGATGCGTCGCGGATTGCGTTTGCCGACCGCGATTATTATGTCGGCGATCCTGCGTTTGTGAACGTTCCGACCCGCGCCATGATTTCTCAGGCTTATTTGAAACCGCGTGCCGAAGAAATCTACAAGGCTGACAAGGCGTTGGAAACCATTCAGGCAGGCAAGTTCGGCAAGGCATACGCGCAGGGTATGGCGGTCGAGCTGCCGTCCACCAGCCATTTGGTGGTTGTGGATAAAGACGGCAACGTCGTGTCGATGACGACTTCGATTGAAAACGCGTTCGGCTCGGGGCTGATGGCAAACGGCTATCTGCTCAATAATGAATTGACTGATTTCGCTTTCAATCCTGTCGGCGCGGACGGTAAAACCGTTGCCAACAGCGTGGCGGGCGGCAAGCGGCCGCGTTCTTCGATGGCGCCGACCATCGTGATGAAAGACGGCAAGCCTTATCTAGCGGTCGGTTCGCCCGGCGGCAGCCGCATCATCGGTTTCGTCGCCAAAACGCTGGTGGCGCATATCGACTGGGGCATGGACATTCAGGCGGCAATCTCCCTACCAAATATGCTCAATCGCGGCAGCCAATATGAAATCGAGGAAAAAACCGCAGCGGCGGACAAAGCAGCAGCGTTGGAAAAACTGGGCTACAAAGTCCAAATCCGCGATTTGAATTCCGGCGTACAAGGCATTGTGATCGGCAAAGACGGTTTGCTCGGCGGTGCCGACCCGCGCCGCGAAGGCAAAGTCATGGGCGATTGA